The genomic stretch CGTCAGTGCTACCGATGTTGGTTGCTGTCTTGGTACTTTTGGAGTTACTTGTTGCCTTGACATGTGGGTATCTAGTATCTAACAATGCTGTTCGTGGTCCTGGTGGCAATCATGGTGTTCACTGTGCTTGCGTAAGTTGCTCTGATTCATTCGCGAGCAAAACTTTTAGTTGGTGCCAATCATGGTGTACTGTTTATTTGTAATTTTGCTAGAGTGTGCGTTGATTAGTTGATGGGATTTAATTATAGAGCTTTATTATCATTTGACTTAATAAATCAGTAGCTCACTTTAGTGGGTGCATTTTTTCTTAACTCATCTTGCTTTCTAATGTTGCAGGTTTATCATTACAAATACTGGATCTGGACATGCTGTTCCTGGGGCCAGGTATCTGACTATATGTTAATAGAATGATTGAAATGCCAAATGACAAGTTGAAGAAATGTATCACTTATCATATGAAAAGTTGAAAACTTGCACTATGTGGCCAATTTTGTTCACTTAGTTCCTGCTTGTCACTACATGAACTGTGAACCAAAATTGCTTTCTGCAAAGAACAAATTAGGGTTCTCATTTGCCATTTCTCATGTTCTATACAGATATAAAGAATATCGCCTTCAGGATTATAGCTCTTGGTTCATCAAACAGGTATGTCGGGAAGTTTGTTTCCTTCCATTTTTTTCCAAGTATGCGATTTATTCATATTTATCTATGCTGGTAACGGTATAACTCGAACTTTTTTATTTTAAAGCTCAACGACACTGAAAAATGGACCCATCTTAGAAGTTGCCTTGTGAAATCGGATGATTGCAGTAGCCTGTCAAAAAGATACAAGGTCTCTCCTTTTCTGCGAACCCTATTTTACCTGATGTGGTGTCTCAACCATTCCTATTGCGGTGATTTAGTTATACCATTCGACTTAATGCAGAATCTTTTTTACTTGATGCAGACTCTAAAACAATACAAGCTTGCTGATCTGACTCCCATTGAATCTGGCTGTTGCCGCCCACCGGCTGAGTATGCCCCTTGTTCCTTTCCACATGGTATTCTGGACCTGTAATTGCTTGTCATCAGAGTGTGACATGGTTGCTGTATTTTTCTAAACATTGCCAGGTGTGGATATCCAGCTTTGAATGCTTCCAACTTTGATCTGAGCTTCCATCCGGTGAGCACAAACGTCGACTGCAAACTGTACAAAAATGACAAGTCCCTAAGGTGCTATGACTGCAATTCTTGCAAGTAAGATGTTCATCTCCTATTTCACCTTCGAAATGCCAAACCTTTTTACAGTCTCAGTGCTCATTTGAAGTTTTTTTTGCTTCTAGAGCTGGCGTAGCACAATATATGAAAACAGAGTGGCGGGTGGTTGCCATCTTCAACGTGATATTGTTTGTTATTCTGGTAAGCCCAATTTTCCCTCAAATGCGATTTAGTGTATGCTCTTTCTCAACACAATAAATTGCCCCACCTTATCTGTTATCATGACTTTCTGATAGTTGTATGCGTTTTGCTTTTTCGCTAGTCATTGGTGTACTTTGTTGGGTGCTGCGCACGTCGGCATGCTGGAGGTAGCGATTCTAAACTTCCTGGAAGATGACAGCCTTCCTTTGAAGTGGATCCTCTCTGTGTCAAGCAAGAGTTAGATTTGATGTCCCTTGTGATAACATTGTTCATTCAAGTTTAATTAATGAAATGCAATGCCGAGGCTTTTATTATGTGTTGCTTGGTGTGCTCTGTACTTGAATGAGAAAAAGTGGCGAGCCCCTTCTGAAATACTGCAACCTTGGCAGTCTCACAACAATTTTGGCTCTGTGTGCCTCTGTCTCTGTTTATGTTCCCACGCTGAACACCAGCAATATGCACGTCTAGATCTGTTAATTCAAAGGCTCCATGCCCAAAGTTGGCATACTGAGAGAGCTACCATGGTTTAAGCAGAAAGGTTCAAAGTTAAGTTGATTTG from Lolium rigidum isolate FL_2022 chromosome 4, APGP_CSIRO_Lrig_0.1, whole genome shotgun sequence encodes the following:
- the LOC124648886 gene encoding tetraspanin-10-like — its product is MGSSTSTFVIRWINFFTMMLAILVVGFGFWMSTHNDECRRSLTIPVMALGGVIFLMSLAGFVGAWKNISCLLWTYLTMLFVVLVAIMVFTVLAFIITNTGSGHAVPGARYKEYRLQDYSSWFIKQLNDTEKWTHLRSCLVKSDDCSSLSKRYKTLKQYKLADLTPIESGCCRPPAECGYPALNASNFDLSFHPVSTNVDCKLYKNDKSLRCYDCNSCKAGVAQYMKTEWRVVAIFNVILFVILSLVYFVGCCARRHAGGSDSKLPGR